Proteins encoded in a region of the Lepeophtheirus salmonis chromosome 6, UVic_Lsal_1.4, whole genome shotgun sequence genome:
- the LOC121120805 gene encoding neuroglobin encodes MGQRQSSHCKYLEKSKCSRNSVPIQSSPNTCSVEHHPSLSNEQLPVDKIDLKVLMEETKSDWEISKEYKALLRQAWRLIQSDLRSVGTVTFLKLFETHPETLTAFIPKVNSLKEIEMNEWYSENLKSHAIRVMAIIEKVMHRLDDEERAARILIAYGKKHFQIGVKTEMLEKMGESFVTAVEPSLEKVWTKKMAEAWLSLFYFITYFMKLAYPNKPESVDSL; translated from the exons ATGGGACAACGTCAGAGTTCACACTGTAAATacttagaaaaatcaaaatgctCCAGGAATTCCGTTCCCATTCAATCTTCTCCAAATACATGTAGCGTAGAGCACCATCCCTCGCTCTCAAATGAACAATTGCCCGtcgataaaattgatttaaaagtattaatggAAGAGACAAAATCTGATTGGGAGATTTCTAAGGAATATAAAGCGCTTTTAAGACAAGCTTGGAGGCTCATACAGTCAGACCTTCGGTCTGTGGGAACGGTCACATTTCTGAAGTTATTTGAAACGCATCCTGAGACACTTACAGCATTCATTCCAAAAGTTAACTCTCTCAAGGAGATTGAAATGAACGAATG GTATtccgaaaatttaaaaagtcacgCTATACGTGTAATGgctattattgaaaaagttatgcATCGACTTGATGATGAGGAAAGGGCAGCACGA ATCCTCATCGCATATGGAAAGAAACATTTTCAAATCGGTGTCAAAACCGAAATGTTGGAAAAAATGGGAGAAAGCTTTGTAACAGCCGTGGAGCCGTCCCTTGAAAAagtttggacaaaaaaaatggCAGAAGCCTGGCTCTCactcttttatttcattacGTATTTCATGAAGTTGGCCTATCCTAATAAACCAGAGTCAGTTGACTCTCTATAA